In a single window of the Cydia splendana chromosome 20, ilCydSple1.2, whole genome shotgun sequence genome:
- the LOC134800499 gene encoding facilitated trehalose transporter Tret1-like isoform X1: MGVEKEIEKKNGHTYVQWLSGIVANSTLFTYGLQAGWMSPSAKVLQSSSSPTGAPLSDSTLGWVASLMPITALFTVPLFAFLADRIGRKNSLLLMTVPQLGCWLLKLFATNLTCLIIARILFGISAAGCFSVVPMYNREIARDDIRGRMGSMLAFFLNLGILAMYGMGACLQYYTVLYIVVWTPILTFLFLLLCPESPGYLVKIGRFEDAAKNLSHLRGVPSSDKSLRGELDYMRKQDEYYKTLPNLSLIVILKNKTWRKAYLIATLLISVQALAGNFALVTYGANILSAVVDMNAELQTLSFPIIMMLGSIVSICVMERARRKIILVFSYVVSGLSLASLATMMMLPDIAPGWLLLLVIACSMFVYALAVLPGPVIIMSETFNIQVRAKLIGVVTGQAWFMSFTQLAAFAPITAALGMHTYFYICASMNLLGIVTVLVLMPETRGKSIEEIEDQLKK, from the exons aTGGGAGTGGAAAAGGAAATCGAAAAGAAAAATGGGCATACGTATGTTCAATGGCTATCTGGTATCGTTG caaattcTACATTGTTCACATACGGCCTACAAGCCGGCTGGATGTCGCCGTCCGCCAAGGTCCTGCAGTCCAGCTCCTCGCCGACGGGCGCTCCGCTGTCGGACTCCACGCTGGGCTGGGTCGCCAGTCTCATGCCCATCACAGCCCTCTTCACAGTGCCTCTTTTTGCCTTCCTCGCAGACAGGATTGGTAGGAAGAACAGCCTATTGCTTATGACTGTTCCACAACTG GGATGCTGGCTTCTCAAGCTGTTCGCCACGAACTTGACTTGCCTCATCATAGCCAGGATACTGTTCGGCATATCCGCGGCCGGCTGCTTCAGCGTCGTGCCCATGTACAACAGGGAGATTGCTCGGGATGATATCAGAGGGCGCATGGGTTCCATGTTGGCCTTCTTTCTTAATCTTG GTATACTAGCGATGTATGGAATGGGAGCGTGCCTGCAGTACTATACAGTGTTGTATATCGTGGTCTGGACGCCGATCTTGACTTTCCTCTTCTTGCTGCTCTGCCCAGAGTCTCCCGGATACTTGGTGAAGATTGGGCGTTTTGAG GATGCAGCCAAAAACTTATCACATCTCAGAGGTGTACCCAGTAGCGACAAATCCCTGCGTGGTGAATTAGACTACATGAGGAAGCAGGACGAATACTACAAGACACTCCCGAATCTCTCATTGATAGTTATTT TGAAGAACAAGACCTGGCGTAAGGCCTACTTGATCGCCACGCTCCTTATAAGCGTCCAGGCTCTGGCCGGTAACTTCGCGCTGGTCACCTATGGCGCCAACATCCTGTCGGCAGTGGTCGACATGAACGCTGAGCTGCAGACGCTCAGCTTCCCTATTATCATGATGCTCGGCTCCATCGTATCTATTTGCGTCATGGAACGTGCCAGGAGGAAG ATAATCCTCGTATTCTCCTACGTGGTGTCCGGGTTATCGCTGGCCAGCCTGGCGACGATGATGATGTTGCCCGACATTGCACCAGGATGGCTGCTGCTGCTGGTCATCGCCTGTTCCATGTTCGTGTACGCATTAGCTGTCCTGCCTGGCCCAGTCATCATCATGTCTGAGACTTTCAACATTCAG GTCCGAGCAAAGCTTATAGGCGTAGTCACAGGCCAGGCATGGTTCATGAGCTTCACTCAGCTGGCTGCCTTCGCTCCGATCACCGCGGCCCTGGGCATGCACACATACTTCTACATCTGTGCATCGATGAATCTCCTCGGCATTGTTACAGTCCTGGTACTCATGCCCGAAACCAGAGGGAAAAGCATTGAGGAAATTGAGGATCAATTGAAGAAATGA
- the LOC134800499 gene encoding facilitated trehalose transporter Tret1-like isoform X3 translates to MSPSAKVLQSSSSPTGAPLSDSTLGWVASLMPITALFTVPLFAFLADRIGRKNSLLLMTVPQLGCWLLKLFATNLTCLIIARILFGISAAGCFSVVPMYNREIARDDIRGRMGSMLAFFLNLGILAMYGMGACLQYYTVLYIVVWTPILTFLFLLLCPESPGYLVKIGRFEDAAKNLSHLRGVPSSDKSLRGELDYMRKQDEYYKTLPNLSLIVILKNKTWRKAYLIATLLISVQALAGNFALVTYGANILSAVVDMNAELQTLSFPIIMMLGSIVSICVMERARRKIILVFSYVVSGLSLASLATMMMLPDIAPGWLLLLVIACSMFVYALAVLPGPVIIMSETFNIQVRAKLIGVVTGQAWFMSFTQLAAFAPITAALGMHTYFYICASMNLLGIVTVLVLMPETRGKSIEEIEDQLKK, encoded by the exons ATGTCGCCGTCCGCCAAGGTCCTGCAGTCCAGCTCCTCGCCGACGGGCGCTCCGCTGTCGGACTCCACGCTGGGCTGGGTCGCCAGTCTCATGCCCATCACAGCCCTCTTCACAGTGCCTCTTTTTGCCTTCCTCGCAGACAGGATTGGTAGGAAGAACAGCCTATTGCTTATGACTGTTCCACAACTG GGATGCTGGCTTCTCAAGCTGTTCGCCACGAACTTGACTTGCCTCATCATAGCCAGGATACTGTTCGGCATATCCGCGGCCGGCTGCTTCAGCGTCGTGCCCATGTACAACAGGGAGATTGCTCGGGATGATATCAGAGGGCGCATGGGTTCCATGTTGGCCTTCTTTCTTAATCTTG GTATACTAGCGATGTATGGAATGGGAGCGTGCCTGCAGTACTATACAGTGTTGTATATCGTGGTCTGGACGCCGATCTTGACTTTCCTCTTCTTGCTGCTCTGCCCAGAGTCTCCCGGATACTTGGTGAAGATTGGGCGTTTTGAG GATGCAGCCAAAAACTTATCACATCTCAGAGGTGTACCCAGTAGCGACAAATCCCTGCGTGGTGAATTAGACTACATGAGGAAGCAGGACGAATACTACAAGACACTCCCGAATCTCTCATTGATAGTTATTT TGAAGAACAAGACCTGGCGTAAGGCCTACTTGATCGCCACGCTCCTTATAAGCGTCCAGGCTCTGGCCGGTAACTTCGCGCTGGTCACCTATGGCGCCAACATCCTGTCGGCAGTGGTCGACATGAACGCTGAGCTGCAGACGCTCAGCTTCCCTATTATCATGATGCTCGGCTCCATCGTATCTATTTGCGTCATGGAACGTGCCAGGAGGAAG ATAATCCTCGTATTCTCCTACGTGGTGTCCGGGTTATCGCTGGCCAGCCTGGCGACGATGATGATGTTGCCCGACATTGCACCAGGATGGCTGCTGCTGCTGGTCATCGCCTGTTCCATGTTCGTGTACGCATTAGCTGTCCTGCCTGGCCCAGTCATCATCATGTCTGAGACTTTCAACATTCAG GTCCGAGCAAAGCTTATAGGCGTAGTCACAGGCCAGGCATGGTTCATGAGCTTCACTCAGCTGGCTGCCTTCGCTCCGATCACCGCGGCCCTGGGCATGCACACATACTTCTACATCTGTGCATCGATGAATCTCCTCGGCATTGTTACAGTCCTGGTACTCATGCCCGAAACCAGAGGGAAAAGCATTGAGGAAATTGAGGATCAATTGAAGAAATGA
- the LOC134800499 gene encoding facilitated trehalose transporter Tret1-like isoform X2 — protein sequence MANSTLFTYGLQAGWMSPSAKVLQSSSSPTGAPLSDSTLGWVASLMPITALFTVPLFAFLADRIGRKNSLLLMTVPQLGCWLLKLFATNLTCLIIARILFGISAAGCFSVVPMYNREIARDDIRGRMGSMLAFFLNLGILAMYGMGACLQYYTVLYIVVWTPILTFLFLLLCPESPGYLVKIGRFEDAAKNLSHLRGVPSSDKSLRGELDYMRKQDEYYKTLPNLSLIVILKNKTWRKAYLIATLLISVQALAGNFALVTYGANILSAVVDMNAELQTLSFPIIMMLGSIVSICVMERARRKIILVFSYVVSGLSLASLATMMMLPDIAPGWLLLLVIACSMFVYALAVLPGPVIIMSETFNIQVRAKLIGVVTGQAWFMSFTQLAAFAPITAALGMHTYFYICASMNLLGIVTVLVLMPETRGKSIEEIEDQLKK from the exons atgg caaattcTACATTGTTCACATACGGCCTACAAGCCGGCTGGATGTCGCCGTCCGCCAAGGTCCTGCAGTCCAGCTCCTCGCCGACGGGCGCTCCGCTGTCGGACTCCACGCTGGGCTGGGTCGCCAGTCTCATGCCCATCACAGCCCTCTTCACAGTGCCTCTTTTTGCCTTCCTCGCAGACAGGATTGGTAGGAAGAACAGCCTATTGCTTATGACTGTTCCACAACTG GGATGCTGGCTTCTCAAGCTGTTCGCCACGAACTTGACTTGCCTCATCATAGCCAGGATACTGTTCGGCATATCCGCGGCCGGCTGCTTCAGCGTCGTGCCCATGTACAACAGGGAGATTGCTCGGGATGATATCAGAGGGCGCATGGGTTCCATGTTGGCCTTCTTTCTTAATCTTG GTATACTAGCGATGTATGGAATGGGAGCGTGCCTGCAGTACTATACAGTGTTGTATATCGTGGTCTGGACGCCGATCTTGACTTTCCTCTTCTTGCTGCTCTGCCCAGAGTCTCCCGGATACTTGGTGAAGATTGGGCGTTTTGAG GATGCAGCCAAAAACTTATCACATCTCAGAGGTGTACCCAGTAGCGACAAATCCCTGCGTGGTGAATTAGACTACATGAGGAAGCAGGACGAATACTACAAGACACTCCCGAATCTCTCATTGATAGTTATTT TGAAGAACAAGACCTGGCGTAAGGCCTACTTGATCGCCACGCTCCTTATAAGCGTCCAGGCTCTGGCCGGTAACTTCGCGCTGGTCACCTATGGCGCCAACATCCTGTCGGCAGTGGTCGACATGAACGCTGAGCTGCAGACGCTCAGCTTCCCTATTATCATGATGCTCGGCTCCATCGTATCTATTTGCGTCATGGAACGTGCCAGGAGGAAG ATAATCCTCGTATTCTCCTACGTGGTGTCCGGGTTATCGCTGGCCAGCCTGGCGACGATGATGATGTTGCCCGACATTGCACCAGGATGGCTGCTGCTGCTGGTCATCGCCTGTTCCATGTTCGTGTACGCATTAGCTGTCCTGCCTGGCCCAGTCATCATCATGTCTGAGACTTTCAACATTCAG GTCCGAGCAAAGCTTATAGGCGTAGTCACAGGCCAGGCATGGTTCATGAGCTTCACTCAGCTGGCTGCCTTCGCTCCGATCACCGCGGCCCTGGGCATGCACACATACTTCTACATCTGTGCATCGATGAATCTCCTCGGCATTGTTACAGTCCTGGTACTCATGCCCGAAACCAGAGGGAAAAGCATTGAGGAAATTGAGGATCAATTGAAGAAATGA
- the LOC134800498 gene encoding uncharacterized protein LOC134800498 produces MSLLKQLLSTGVVCWLCMSMGVTFTWPSSTLLLFRSENTTLHRPMTEAEQALFGSLSSIGALIATPAAGVLLDVIGRKYCSIMFSLMHVVCWAMVIASNRVEVLLTAIFISGIGGAAFLVVPVYISEFCEDSLRGGMTSGAMIFYAVGMIISYAIGGWMDYYPMIYVCLSIAVVGIVLLSWLKETPVFLMMRGREEEARESLAFYRNMKKDSKAIYQEIEAIRRTLNPDLDSPDTPEEEELKRKPKAGSKEKLSILQFIKKSYPTRRALYVVLVLMTASIFQGLVAVQVYAEPLFAEAIPTMSATVSSVLFSIITVAAGLATAYLTDLTGRKPLMIWSSIAAGACCVLLGSQIHLHWAPHSVTAVFIFAFCIVYTLGAGTIPYILSPEVFLPEVKSFVSMLVVEWAWLCNFILLLIFNPLVTAIGLGPVFYIFAVVCFATAVFTQFFLPETKGLPVDAVQLLFSKKRRPVPTHA; encoded by the exons ATGTCTCTACTAAAGCAATTACTTTCTACCGGTGTGg TCTGCTGGCTATGCATGAGCATGGGAGTGACGTTCACCTGGCCCTCATCAACCCTCCTTCTGTTCCGCTCTGAGAACACCACGCTGCACCGCCCCATGACGGAGGCCGAGCAGGCGCTCTTTGGTAGCCTGTCATCCATCGGAGCCCTCATCGCCACGCCAGCCGCTGGCGTCTTGCTGGATGTCATTGGACGGAAATACTGCTCGATAATGTTCTCATTGATGCACGTG GTATGCTGGGCTATGGTGATAGCCTCGAACAGAGTAGAAGTTCTTCTCACAGCCATTTTCATATCTGGTATCGGAGGCGCTGCTTTTCTTGTCGTACCAGTGTATATCAGTGAATTCTGCGAAGACTCCCTACGGGGAGGCATGACTTCGGGAGCCATGATCTTTTACGCTGTGGGAATGATTATATCCTACGCTATAGGTGGATGGATGGATTATTATCCAATGATCTACGTGTGCCTCTCTATTGCTGTGGTCGGGATTGTGCTCCTGAGTTGGTTGAAGGAGACGCCCGTGTTTTTAATGATGAGGGGAAGGGAAGAG gAAGCCAGAGAGTCACTGGCATTCTACAGAAATATGAAGAAAGATTCCAAAGCGATATACCAAGAAATCGAGGCTATACGCCGAACACTAAACCCGGATTTGGACTCTCCAG ATACTCCTGAAGAAGAAGAACTGAAGCGCAAACCAAAAGCTGGTTCCAAAGAGAAGCTGTCGATTCTTCAGTTTATTA AGAAATCCTACCCGACGCGCCGGGCGCTCTACGTAGTCTTGGTCTTGATGACCGCCTCTATCTTCCAAGGTCTAGTGGCGGTTCAAGTCTACGCCGAGCCCCTCTTCGCAGAGGCCATCCCTACCATGTCTGCTACTGTCTCTAGTGTGCTGTTCTCAATTATTACCGTTGCTGCTGGATTGGCGACGGCTTACTTGACTGATCTTACTGGCAGAAAG CCCCTCATGATCTGGTCGTCCATCGCGGCGGGAGCTTGCTGCGTGCTGCTCGGCTCCCAGATCCACCTGCACTGGGCCCCGCACAGTGTGACTGCCGTCTTCATATTCGCGTTCTGTATTGTGTACACGCTCGGGGCTGGTACCATTCCATATATTTTGAGCCCGGAGGTGTTCTTGCCTGAG GTTAAAAGCTTCGTCTCCATGCTGGTAGTCGAGTGGGCGTGGCTATGCAACTTCATCCTCCTCCTAATCTTCAACCCTCTAGTCACAGCCATTGGGTTAGGACCCGTATTCTACATCTTCGCCGTGGTCTGCTTTGCCACGGCGGTCTTCACACAGTTCTTCTTGCCTGAGACCAAGGGACTGCCTGTTGATGCTGTACAGTTGCTGTTTAGTAAGAAGAGAAGGCCCGTACCGACACATGCGTag